Genomic window (Wenzhouxiangella marina):
ATCCCCTGCCGCTCGGGACTGATAGAAGCCCAGCAGGGCCAGGAACATCGGCTCGCTGTCCTCCGGGCTGGCCGCCAGGCGCTCCGCGGCCACGTCCAGCCCCTCTTCGACGGCGAGCTTCGCCAGAGCCATGGTGGTTTCGTTCCGGTAGGGCGTTCGAGATCGCGGCTCGCCGCCCATGGCGCGAATCGTGGCTTCGGCGGTCAGGGCCGTGGAGAAGGGATTCTGGCCGGTGACCAGGCGCCCATCTTCGACCACATGGAGGTGCATGATCCCACCGGCGTCAAAGCGCCCGCCTTCCTCGACGATCCGGTCTTCCAGGGACCAGCCCTTGCCTTCCTTGTCTCCGAACAGGGCTTCTTCGGCATTGGTGAAGGCGGTCAGGTGTCGCCCTTCGAGGAAGGGTCGTCCAGCGAGCTCGGCGTTGACCAGACCCGCCGGGCCGTGACAGACCGCCCCGATCACGCCGCCCGAGCCGTAGACCGCCTCGACCAGGGCCTGAAGGTGCGGATCCTGCGGCAGGTCGATGGCGGCCCCACTGCCACCGATCAGGAAAACGGCATCGTAGTCCGCCGCCGACACCTCGGCCAGCGGCACGGTGTTGGCGATGGCCGCCATCGCCTGCGCGTCTTCGAGAAAGCGCGTGTTGTGCGCCCACATCGGGTTCTGCTCTTCCGACTGCGGCTCGCCACCGGCCGGGCTGGCGATCTCGACCTCGTAGCCGTTGTCGACAAAGGTCCACCAGGCCTGGGTCAGTTCGTCGAATTCATAGCCCGACTCGGGATCTTCGGCCGTGCCGGCACTGGAGACCACCAGCAGCACGCGTTCGGAGGCGGCGGCCGACAGGCAGAGGCCGAGGGCGGCAATGAAAAGGATTCGTTTGATCATGGTGCAGACTCCATTGGTTTCGAGTATGCACCAGCCTGCCCGAGGGCATCTCAAACGAATCTCAGATCAGCCTACCCGTCTTAATCAGAGCGATTGCCGAAGATTCGATCCGGCCGAGTTTGCTGTTGCCTGCGGGCCTGCCCGAACAGCTCTAGGAGGCGAGATTGCCAGCGTCCCTGCCGGTCAGGAATTTCCAGATCAGATGGAGGGCGAACACCACCGGACAGACCACGAAGTAGACCACTTTCAGGATCGTTTCAGGGTCCGCGCTGCCACGATCGCCCTCGATCGTCAGAAAGGCCATGGCGACCAGCAGGGAAATCACGCCGCAGGCCAGGAAGATCGCTCGGGTGCGTGTCATCGGCCACCGGGTCCAGCAGGCCAGAGTCAGCCCGATAAAACCGAGAATGCCGCCCAGACCCAGGGCGATGAACACAAGTCCACCCCACGGTTCCGACGAAAACAGCCCACCCACGCCCATGATGACACCGGTGCCTGCGAACACCAGCCAGAACAAGGCGGGCACCCAGGCCAGCAGGATGGCCAGACCGGCTTTCAGAATCGCGGCAGCATTCATCGATCGTCCCCTTCGAAGCGTAGCGGCCGCCGGTCGCGGCCACGGGCATTACAGCACAGATCTCCCGCCCGCACGAGCCAGGGCCGACGGGCCAGTCCAGAGCGATATCGAGTACCCTGAAAGTTCACCATTGGAACCCTGCCGCAACATGTCCTTCGATGAATTCAGGGTCCAGGCCGCTGCCGGCCAGGCCATCAGCGTTCCCACGAGCTGGACGCAGGGACGCACCGTCTTCGGCGGTCTGTCCGCCGGCCTGCTCGCCGAGGCCCTGGGCCAGGGCACGGACGAAGACCGTCGCCTGCGCTATCTGGAAATCGGCTTCCTGCGCCCGCTGGCCCCGGACACGCCGTTCCGGATCGAGCTCGAGGCCGTCTCGGCCGGTCGAACCGTGGCCGTCCGATCCGCCCGGATCGTGCAGGAGGAGCAGGTTCGCGTCACGGCGCTGGCCAACTTCGTCCGCCCGCTGGAGGGCACGGTCGAAATCGAAACCTTCAAGGCACCGGACTTTCCCAGCTGGGATGATCCTCGCGCCGTCCGGATTCATGGCCCCGGTACCCCGGCCTTTACCCGGCACATCGATTTCCGCGGAGTGACCGCCGGACGCCCATTCTCGGGGCAGGGCCTGCCCGAGCTGGGCGGCTGGATGCGCTTCGATTCGCCGCCGCAGGCAATCTCCCCGGCCCACCTGGTCTGCCTGATCGACAGCTGGCCACCGGTTCCGATCTCCTACTACGACCGGCCTGTGCCGATGTCATCGATCAACTGGCAGATCCACTTCGGCGAACCGCTCGACGGCGTCCGTGGCGATGCGTTTCTCGGCTATCTGGCGCACTGCAACTTCTTCCGTGACGGCTACGGCTCGTCCTCGGCCGAGGTCTGGGCGGCGGACGGGTGCCTGCTGGCCAAGAGCTTTCAGACCTTCGTGGTGTTCGGCTGAACTACCCCTCAAAAAAAGAAGGGCCGGCCCTGAGCGGGCCAGCCCTCGACGGTCGAGTCTGAATCGTCCCGTTAGAACTTGTAGGTCGCGCGCAGTCGAATGTCGCGATCGCGCTGCAGGTAATCGGCCCCGGCGCGACGCTCGAGGTCGCGCCGCCAGCGGGCGCGGAACTCGAAGCGCAGGTCGGAGGTGGCCTGATACTGCCAGCGGTACTCGGCCAGTTCGTTGTTCGAACGGAAATCATTCGACAGCAGCATGCCGGCATCCGACTGCCCGTAGTTCAGACCCATCGTGTGCTTGGGGAAGATGTTCTTGATGTCGACACCCAGCTGCCAACCCCAGGCGTCCACGTCACCCGCACCCGGCAGGCCCATGGCCGCATTGGTCGGCGTATTGAAGGCGTGGGCGATCTCGCCGACGGCAATCAGACGACGACCGGATTCACCGAGGTCCCAGCCCGCACCCATCTTGAATGCGCCCAGGATGTAGTCCTCACGCGCCGAGTTGGCCGTGCCCAGTGGCGCCAGCGCGTCCGGATACACGGTCAGGGACAGGGCCCGCATGAAGATCGGACCGGCCTCGGCATCGCTGCCGAAAACACCGAAGAAGCCGACACGACCCGCCTCGTCGAAGGTGATCGGGCGGCTGTAGGTCTGGCCGATCCCGTCCGGGCCGTTGTACTGGGCCATGACATCGGCGTACCAGCCGTTGGTGAAGTTGCGACGGTAGGCGATCCCGTCGGTCCAGCCGATGCCCACACCGCTGGCCTGGCTGCGATCGAAGCTGCGCGAGGCCATGTGCGGCAGGTCGAGGTTCGACTGCATGCGGCCGATGCGCCACTCGTTGGCGCCATCGCCATTGGTGCAGCGCACGAACAACTCATCCAGCGTCGCGGTGCCGGCGTTGACAGCCGAACCGCTGTCGCGGTGCGAGCGGATGTAGAAGTCCCAGTCGTTGCCCTCATCGGCCACCGTGGCCGCGAATCGGGTCTGGAAGCGGCAGTTTTCGCCGATCTCTTCGCGAAGACGCAGACGAAACCGCGCTGCCGAGCCATCGGTACTCGTCGTGTCACCGTCGCGGGTGTCGCGCCAGTTTTCCGTGTACAGATGGGTTCGAAAATCGCCGCTGACATCCCAGGCCGCCAGATCGGCCGAGGCCGCCAGGGCCAGTGTGAGGCTTGCGAGCCCCAGCGCGTTCAGGGAATTCCGTTTCATGATGCTCCGCTCTCCGTAAGTTCAAATGGCAACAAACTTGCCTGACGCGCGCCAATATATTGCAGCACTATGAAGGAATTATTACGCCCTGTCACATTGGCGTGTCAGAACCATGACGAGGCCATGAATCCACAGGGACCCGAGACCACTTTGTCATCGAAATGTCGCCCCACCTTGACCCGAGCGTCATCCGGCCCGGCCAGGCCAACAGGATCACCAGTTCAACAAATGGTTGCCGAGCCGGCACGGCGGTGCTAGCGTCGAGGGCACCTGCAACTCGTCGAGTCCATATCCATGAAGCCCGCATTCCACGCCCTGATTCTCGCTGCGATTCTTGCCGCTTTCATGAACCCCCTGGCTCGAGCTCAGGGCGATGACGCCCACCAGTGGGTGCAGGTCGAGCAACAGATCCGCAGCGCACTGCAGAACGCCAGCAACCCCGTGGACGCACGCCGCCTCTGGTCGGAGCTCGGTCAGGTCCTGGAGCGGCAGCGAAGGTATGAAGAGGCCATCGAGGCCTATCGCAACGCCGGCGACACGATGGCGATGGGCCGCGCCGAGGAAAATCTCCGAACCATGAGGGAAAACGCTCGGATCGAAGCCGAGAACAGGCACATCCGGGAGATGGAAGCCGAGCGACGCCGGCTCGAGGAAGAGCTGCGGGAGCTCGGCGGCCCGCCGCCCCGATAAGGCAGCGGCACCGGGCCTACCCCTTCAATCGAGGCTCAGGTCGCGCAGCACGGACTGCAAGCGCTGGTCCTCGAGGGCAGCGGCCAGCTGGGCGTAGCGCCCCGCTTCCTGATGATCGCCTGCGAGCAGGTGCAGCTGGGCCAGACGAAGGTAGGCCCACTCAAGCTCCGGAACCCCGGCCGCAGGAAGCTCGAGACTCACGTATTCGCGCAGCGCATCGATCCCCTCATCCACGCGGGACTCGCTGAACAGCGCATTGCGACCGATCTGGTAGAGCGCGTTCAAGGCCGGCGCGAGGTCCTCCGGCGACTCCCCCAGGCTCAGCGGCGCCCTGCCCTGAACGAAGGCGGCATGGGCCTGCGCGTACTCCTCGCGCTGCTGCAGCCACAGGCCATGGCGAAAATGCAGGACCGAGGCCTCGGGATAACGCTGGCGCGAAGCCGCCAGCAGATCGCCCACACCCTCCGTTTCATCGATCGCATACAGGTAGTCCACACGGGCCAGCACGCCTTCGACGGGATCGAGCACCTCGATCGCTTCGACCTGCTCGAGCGCCAGCGACTCGTCGCCACCGGCGATGCCGGGCGCGCCCAGATAGAAGGCCATCAAGCCCCTGCGATAGGGAATATGCTCAGGGCGCAGCTGGGCGGCCCGCTCGAGACAACGCAGGGATCTGCGGGCATAGGAAAGGGCGCGCAGAACGCTGTCTTCGGCTTTTCGCCCCATGACTCGACCGCACATGAACTGCACCTCCGGCTCGTCCGGCGCCATCTCGAGCGCCCGCTCGATCGCATCCTCGGCCGCATCCAGATCCGAGTCCAGCAGTTCCGCCGCGCGGCCAAGTTCAGCCGCCGCCTCTCCATCTTCGGAGGTGGCGTGCACCTCGCCATGGACGAGAATGCAAAGCAGCAGGCCGACCGGCAGGATCCAGCGTGTCATCGATCTCTTCCTGTTGGATAGTCCAACCCGAATCGTGTCCGATCCGGCGCGGCGATCGCAGTGCCTGAAGTCATGAGCGATCGAACAGCTGAGGAATTCGCCGTTGCCCGGGGCACGTCAATGCCTGGCTCGCAGCCCGGCATCCACCTCAGCCCAAAGCCGGTCTTCCGATTCGCTTAGAATTCGAGAACGCTTTCCCCGCATCCCTCATCATGCCCATCAAGCTTCACTCCTACTGGCGCTCCTCGGCCAGCTACCGCGTCCGCATGGCCCTCAACCTCAAGGGCCTGGACTACACGATCGAGCCCGTTCATCTGGTCAGGGACGGGGGGCAGCAGCACTCGGAGGCGTATCGGGCGCTCAATCCGCAGGGCCTGGTCCCGACGCTGGAGATCGATGGGCAGGTGATCAGTCAGTCGATGGCGATGCTGGAATACCTGGAGGAACAACACCCGACGCCGGCGCTGCTGCCCGCCGACGCACCCGGTCGCGCCCGGGTTCGTGCCATCGCCAATGCGATCGCCTGTGACATCCACCCGCTGAACAATCTGCGCGTCCTCAAGTACCTGGTCGGCGAACTCGGTGTGGACGAAGACGCCAAGCTAGCCTGGTATCGACACTGGACCGAGCTGGGCCTGGGCCAGGTCGAGGCGATGCTGGATGACCCGGCGACCGGGCGCTTCTGTCATGGCGATGAACCCGGCCTGGCCGATTGCTGCCTGCTGCCACAGGTCTATAATGCGCAAAGATTCAAATGCAAGCTGGACGCCATGCCCCGCATCCTCGCCATCTGCGAGGCGCTGGAGCAGATTCCGGCCATCCGCCGGGCTGCGCCAGAAAATCAGCCCGATGCCGAGTAAGCGCGCCGTGCGCCCTGCCAAAGACGCCTGACCAGACCATGACCCGATCCCGACTCGTTTTCGCCCTGCTGCTGACCCTCGTGCTCGGCGCCTGTGCCACGACCCCGCCCGACCCGCGCCTCCTCGACAACGCCCGCCAAGCGATCGATCAGGCCGAAGCCGCCGGTGCGCAGGAATACTCGCCTCTGGAGCTGCGTTTCGCCCGCGAGCGCCTGCAGGCCGCTCAGCTGGCCATGCAGGAACGTGACTTCGAACAGGCCCGCCGCCTGGCCGACGAATCCGAGATCGACGCTCAGCTGGCCCTGGCTCGCACCCAGGCCGCGCTGACCCGGGCCGAGCTCGCCGATGCCCTGCGCGCCCTGGACGCGCTCAAGGCCGACCTGGTCGAAGCCTTCGGTGAGGAGGTGCTGCAATGAACCGATCCACGATCATCAAGCAACTCGGTCTGGCCGTCGCCCTGGTGGCGCTGGCGGCCTGCGCCCCGCCGCCTCGCGAAGACACGGCCCTGGACAATCTGCGCGCGGACCTGGAGCAGTTCCGGGCCAACACCACCCTGTCGTCCCTGGTGCCGCTGGCCCTGGCCGATGCCGAACGGGCCGTGCGCGAGGCCTCCGTCGAAGGCCTGAATGACATCGAACTGGCCCACTACATCCTGATCGCCGAGAAGCGTCTGGAAATCGCTCGCGCCAGCGCCTTTCGAGCCCAGGCCCAGAGCGAGATCAACCAGCTCGAGGCCGAGCGCACCGAGCTGCTGCTGCGCGCCAGCCGCCTGGAAGTCGAGCAGGCTCGACGCGAAGCCGAGCAGGCGCGGATGGAATCGACCGCCGTGCGCGAAGAAATCGAGCGCACCCGCCGCGATGCGATGACCGCCGAAGAGCTGCGTGAGGAGGCCTCCCGTCGCGAAGCCGCGGCCCGCGAGGAAGCCGAGGCGGCCCGCCGCCTCGCCGAAGCCCAGGCCAATGAAATCGAACTGGCCCGGCGCGAGGCCGAGCTGGCCACGGAAGCCGCCGATTCCCTCCGCCGTCGACTGGAGCTGATGGAGCTGCGCCAGACCGATCGTGGCGTGGTCGTGACCCTGGGTGACGTCCTGTTCGAAGTGGGTCAGACCAATCTGCAGCCCGAAGCCCGCACCAATCTCGAGGACGTGGTGGAACTGCTGCAGAGCGAGCCGGACAAGCGCATTCGCATCGAAGGCCACACCGACTCCAGCGGACCGGCGGACGTCAACCAGCGCATTTCCCTCGAACGCGCCGAAGCCGTGCGCGACGAACTGGCCGCCATGGGCATCGACGCTGGCCGGATCCAGGCCGTGGGCATGGGCGAGGACTTCCCGATCGCCAGCAACGACACGGCCGACGGGCGCAGCCGCAACCGACGCGTCGACGTCATCCTGCTCGACGACTGAGCGCGCACCAGCCCCTCGTCCGCGCTGTCTCCCGGGGTCCATCAGGTTCTCCTTGATTTACCCCGGAGGCAGCGTTATAAAAGACTGACGATGGTGGACGAGTCAGGTGAAACCTGCGCTGAAACGCGTACCCCCCGGGCCCTGGCGGCTCACGAATCACCTCGTCCTACGAAAAACCCGTCCCCCTCTTCTTTCGCCCCCGGCCCGAGCGGCCGGTGGCGCCCCAACCAGTGCGATCGTCGCCGTGAATCGGCGCGATGGCATGCGCTCACGACCTGAAACAAGGAGAACGCCCATGTTCGAACATCGTCAGGAACAGATGGAAAGCCTGCTGAAGGACAACGCCAACTTCCGCCGCCTTTTCAATCGTCACCAGGACCTCGAGAAGCGCATCATTGCCGCCGAAAACGGCACGGCTCCGATGGATGATCTGGCCGTGAACCAGCTCAAGCGAGAAAAGCTGAAGGCCAAGGATGAAATGGCCCGCCTGATGGATCAGGCCCAGGCCGCCTGAATCGCCCCCCGACGGCCGGCGCCCCTGCCGGCCGTCGCGATTTCTCTCGAATCTCGCAACCGCAAGCACAGTCGTCCCGAGTTGCGGTGCCGGTGGCCTTCGGCTATCTTGCCCGCCAACCTTCAACCTCCCGAGTCGGCATGTCCGTCTACAACAATGTCCTGGAGCTGGTCGGCTCCACCCCGATCGTCCGCGTCAACCACATCGACACCGGTCCCTGCGAGCTCTATCTGAAGCTCGAGTCCGCCAACCCCGGCGGCTCGATCAAGGACCGCATCGCCCTGAAGATGATCGAGGAGGCCGAGCGCCGTGGTGAACTGAAGCCCGGCGCCACCCTGGTCGAGGGCACGGCCGGCAACACCGGCCTGGGCCTGGCCCTGGTCGCCGGCCAGAAGGGCTACCGCCTGATCCTGGTCATCCCCGACAAGATGAGCCGGGAAAAGATCTCCAACCTCAAGGCGATGGGCGCCGAAGTGGTGATCACCCGCTCCGACGTCGGCAAGGGCCACCCGGAGTACTACCAGGACCTGGCCGCCTCGATCGCCAGGGAGACCGAGGGCGCCTACTTCATCAACCAGTTCGGCAACCCGGACAACCCCCTGGCCCACGAAACCATGACCGGCCCGGAGATTCTCGAGCAGATGGGCGGCGAACTGGATGCCATGGTCGTCGGCGTCGGCTCCAGCGGCACGATCACCGGCCTGTCGCGCTACTTCGCCAAGGCCGCACCGAATCTGGAGCTGGTGCTCGCCGACCCGGAAGGCTCGATCCTGGCGGACTACATCGCCACCGGCCACGTCCGCGACGATGCCGGCGGCTGGCTGGTCGAAGGCATCGGCGAGGACTTCCTGCCATCGATCAGCGATTTCACCCGGGTTTCCAAGGCCTATGCGATCTCGGACCGGGAGAGCTTCCTGACCGCCCGCGAGCTGCTCAAGCGCGAAGGCCTGATGGGTGGCTCGTCCACCGGCACCCTGGTGGCCGCCGCCCTGCGCTACTGCCGCGAAC
Coding sequences:
- a CDS encoding DJ-1/PfpI family protein — encoded protein: MIKRILFIAALGLCLSAAASERVLLVVSSAGTAEDPESGYEFDELTQAWWTFVDNGYEVEIASPAGGEPQSEEQNPMWAHNTRFLEDAQAMAAIANTVPLAEVSAADYDAVFLIGGSGAAIDLPQDPHLQALVEAVYGSGGVIGAVCHGPAGLVNAELAGRPFLEGRHLTAFTNAEEALFGDKEGKGWSLEDRIVEEGGRFDAGGIMHLHVVEDGRLVTGQNPFSTALTAEATIRAMGGEPRSRTPYRNETTMALAKLAVEEGLDVAAERLAASPEDSEPMFLALLGFYQSRAAGDEAALRDALILMQLSAPYFQHDNVTLAMASAHEQLGELDAARGVLTALLERSPESEAAREQLAALGN
- a CDS encoding acyl-CoA thioesterase, with amino-acid sequence MSFDEFRVQAAAGQAISVPTSWTQGRTVFGGLSAGLLAEALGQGTDEDRRLRYLEIGFLRPLAPDTPFRIELEAVSAGRTVAVRSARIVQEEQVRVTALANFVRPLEGTVEIETFKAPDFPSWDDPRAVRIHGPGTPAFTRHIDFRGVTAGRPFSGQGLPELGGWMRFDSPPQAISPAHLVCLIDSWPPVPISYYDRPVPMSSINWQIHFGEPLDGVRGDAFLGYLAHCNFFRDGYGSSSAEVWAADGCLLAKSFQTFVVFG
- a CDS encoding porin: MKRNSLNALGLASLTLALAASADLAAWDVSGDFRTHLYTENWRDTRDGDTTSTDGSAARFRLRLREEIGENCRFQTRFAATVADEGNDWDFYIRSHRDSGSAVNAGTATLDELFVRCTNGDGANEWRIGRMQSNLDLPHMASRSFDRSQASGVGIGWTDGIAYRRNFTNGWYADVMAQYNGPDGIGQTYSRPITFDEAGRVGFFGVFGSDAEAGPIFMRALSLTVYPDALAPLGTANSAREDYILGAFKMGAGWDLGESGRRLIAVGEIAHAFNTPTNAAMGLPGAGDVDAWGWQLGVDIKNIFPKHTMGLNYGQSDAGMLLSNDFRSNNELAEYRWQYQATSDLRFEFRARWRRDLERRAGADYLQRDRDIRLRATYKF
- a CDS encoding tetratricopeptide repeat protein; translated protein: MKPAFHALILAAILAAFMNPLARAQGDDAHQWVQVEQQIRSALQNASNPVDARRLWSELGQVLERQRRYEEAIEAYRNAGDTMAMGRAEENLRTMRENARIEAENRHIREMEAERRRLEEELRELGGPPPR
- the maiA gene encoding maleylacetoacetate isomerase, with the translated sequence MPIKLHSYWRSSASYRVRMALNLKGLDYTIEPVHLVRDGGQQHSEAYRALNPQGLVPTLEIDGQVISQSMAMLEYLEEQHPTPALLPADAPGRARVRAIANAIACDIHPLNNLRVLKYLVGELGVDEDAKLAWYRHWTELGLGQVEAMLDDPATGRFCHGDEPGLADCCLLPQVYNAQRFKCKLDAMPRILAICEALEQIPAIRRAAPENQPDAE
- a CDS encoding DUF4398 domain-containing protein gives rise to the protein MTRSRLVFALLLTLVLGACATTPPDPRLLDNARQAIDQAEAAGAQEYSPLELRFARERLQAAQLAMQERDFEQARRLADESEIDAQLALARTQAALTRAELADALRALDALKADLVEAFGEEVLQ
- a CDS encoding OmpA family protein — its product is MNRSTIIKQLGLAVALVALAACAPPPREDTALDNLRADLEQFRANTTLSSLVPLALADAERAVREASVEGLNDIELAHYILIAEKRLEIARASAFRAQAQSEINQLEAERTELLLRASRLEVEQARREAEQARMESTAVREEIERTRRDAMTAEELREEASRREAAAREEAEAARRLAEAQANEIELARREAELATEAADSLRRRLELMELRQTDRGVVVTLGDVLFEVGQTNLQPEARTNLEDVVELLQSEPDKRIRIEGHTDSSGPADVNQRISLERAEAVRDELAAMGIDAGRIQAVGMGEDFPIASNDTADGRSRNRRVDVILLDD
- a CDS encoding YdcH family protein, giving the protein MFEHRQEQMESLLKDNANFRRLFNRHQDLEKRIIAAENGTAPMDDLAVNQLKREKLKAKDEMARLMDQAQAA
- a CDS encoding pyridoxal-phosphate dependent enzyme, with protein sequence MSVYNNVLELVGSTPIVRVNHIDTGPCELYLKLESANPGGSIKDRIALKMIEEAERRGELKPGATLVEGTAGNTGLGLALVAGQKGYRLILVIPDKMSREKISNLKAMGAEVVITRSDVGKGHPEYYQDLAASIARETEGAYFINQFGNPDNPLAHETMTGPEILEQMGGELDAMVVGVGSSGTITGLSRYFAKAAPNLELVLADPEGSILADYIATGHVRDDAGGWLVEGIGEDFLPSISDFTRVSKAYAISDRESFLTARELLKREGLMGGSSTGTLVAAALRYCREQTEPKKVLSLVCDTGNRYLSKVYNDHWMRDHGLLEGSNFGDLRDLIARPMASRDAVTVGQDESLANAYKRMMLYDISQLPVMDGKRIVGIIDESDILLAVHRDESRFAEPVREAMVSELESVQYQQEIDDLLPIFNRDRVAIVMDGDSFLGLITRVDLLNYLRQRADRA